In Humulus lupulus chromosome 7, drHumLupu1.1, whole genome shotgun sequence, the following are encoded in one genomic region:
- the LOC133792138 gene encoding uncharacterized protein LOC133792138, translating into MSPMMPQRRLIRIVFPLLIKPVILLMTMLGIHIFWLRVIILTKGENYNSWKRSMTVALLARNKLKFVNGKITQPDPEDDDYDAWSRCNWMVISWILRVVSSEIGDSIMYLDDASAIWSELHDRFHQYNGPCVFGVKRSMQVLTQGSNIVQEYFTRLKALLDLVQQFRPQPICTCGAMKTIVDYQEQDQVLEFLVGLNDSYSTVHSQLLMQDPLPPINKFYATIIQEERQRGLNFVSTDSMDSSSSSTQFIRSVQSARPKVVCSHCGITGHAINKCYKQHGYPLSHKLHGKGCGSTSHSGKVVVNHFNGSAADKVPNC; encoded by the coding sequence ATGTCTCCAATGATGCCACAACGTCGATTGATACGAATCGTTTTTCCACTCTTGATCAAACCAGTCATTCTTCTCATGACGATGCTCGGAATCCATATTTTCTGGCTTAGAGTGATCATCCTCACTAAAGGTGAGAATTACAACTCATGGAAACGCTCCATGACTGTTGCTCTTCTTGCTCGGAATAAACTGAAGTTTGTCAATGGCAAGATCACTCAACCTGATCCCGAAGATGATGACTACGATGCCTGGAGTAGGTGTAATTGGATGGTCATTTCTTGGATTCTTCGTGTTGTTTCCAGTGAAATTGGTGATAGCATCATGTACCTTGATGATGCCTCTGCCATTTGGTCTGAACTTCATGATCGGTTCCACCAATATAATGGTCCCTGTGTGTTCGGGGTCAAGCGCTCTATGCAGGTTCTAACCCAAGGCAGCAATATTGTCCAAGAATATTTTACTCGTCTTAAAGCTCTTTTGGATTTGGTTCAGCAGTTCCGCCCACAACCTATTTGTACTTGTGGCGCAATGAAGACTATTGTTGATTATCAAGAGCAAGATCAGGTTCTTGAATTCTTGGTGGGTCTCAATGACTCTTATTCCACTGTACATTCTCAATTATTGATGCAAGATCCTCTTCCCCCCATCAACAAATTCTATGCCACCATTATTCAAGAAGAGCGCCAAAGAGGTCTCAATTTTGTCTCTACTGACTCTATGGATTCCAGCTCCTCTTCTACGCAATTTATTAGAAGTGTACAATCTGCTCGACCCAAAGTTGTTTGCAGTCATTGTGGGATCACAGGCCATGCCATTAACAAATGCTACAAGCAGCATGGTTATCCGCTTAGTCACAAACTTCATGGGAAAGGATGTGGTTCCACTTCTCATTCAGGGAAAGTCGTTGTCAATCATTTTAATGGATCTGCTGCTGACAAAGTTCCTAATTGTTAG